Proteins found in one Desulfovibrio porci genomic segment:
- a CDS encoding uracil-xanthine permease family protein codes for MHADSGQHGGTGVSYNFRFRDCLLGAQMLFVAFGSLVLVPLLTGLNSNVALFTAGVGTLIFQICTRGKVPIFLASSFAFIAPIIYGAQTWGMAQTLGGLFCSGLVYVLLSLLIRWRGMGIILRLLPPIVTGPVIVVIGLVLAPVAVNMALGKSGDGAQQLVPENTAMIISMASLAATVLVSLLGRGFLRLVPILCGIAVGFAASLALGVGGWEKVLAAPWLAVPAFTFPEFSLEPILFIIPITLAPAIEHFGDVIAISSVTGKDYLKDPGIKNTMLGDGIATMAACAVGGPPNTTYSEVTGAVTLTRAFNPAVMTWAALCAILLSFLSKLGAFLSSIPTPVMGGIMILLFGAIMVVGLNTLVRAREDLMEARNMVIVALIIIFGVGGMQFSIGSFKLGGIGLAAVTGVLLNLFLPQRRE; via the coding sequence ATGCATGCGGACAGCGGGCAACACGGCGGCACAGGCGTCAGCTATAACTTTCGTTTCAGGGACTGTCTGCTGGGCGCGCAAATGCTTTTCGTGGCCTTCGGCTCCCTGGTGCTGGTGCCGTTGCTCACCGGCCTGAACAGCAATGTGGCTCTGTTCACCGCCGGTGTGGGCACCCTGATCTTCCAGATCTGCACCCGCGGCAAGGTACCCATTTTTCTGGCCTCCTCCTTCGCCTTCATAGCGCCCATCATCTACGGCGCGCAGACCTGGGGCATGGCCCAGACGCTGGGCGGGCTGTTCTGCTCCGGTCTGGTCTATGTTCTTCTGAGCCTGTTGATCCGCTGGCGGGGCATGGGAATCATTCTGCGCCTGCTGCCGCCCATCGTCACCGGCCCGGTGATTGTGGTCATCGGCCTGGTGCTCGCGCCCGTGGCCGTGAACATGGCTCTGGGCAAGAGCGGCGACGGCGCGCAGCAGCTCGTGCCGGAAAATACGGCCATGATCATTTCCATGGCCTCCCTGGCGGCCACGGTGCTGGTTTCTTTGCTGGGGCGGGGCTTTCTGCGACTGGTGCCCATTCTCTGCGGCATCGCCGTGGGCTTCGCCGCCTCCCTCGCCCTGGGCGTGGGCGGCTGGGAAAAGGTGCTGGCCGCGCCCTGGCTGGCCGTGCCCGCCTTCACGTTTCCGGAGTTTTCCCTGGAACCCATCCTCTTTATCATTCCCATCACCCTGGCCCCGGCCATTGAGCATTTCGGCGACGTCATCGCCATCAGCTCGGTCACAGGCAAGGATTATCTCAAGGATCCGGGCATCAAAAACACCATGCTCGGCGACGGCATCGCCACCATGGCCGCCTGCGCCGTGGGCGGCCCGCCCAATACCACCTATTCCGAAGTCACCGGAGCGGTGACCCTGACCCGCGCCTTCAATCCCGCTGTGATGACCTGGGCCGCGCTCTGCGCCATCCTGCTCTCCTTTCTTTCCAAACTGGGAGCTTTTCTGAGTTCCATTCCCACGCCGGTCATGGGCGGGATCATGATCCTGCTCTTCGGAGCGATCATGGTGGTGGGCCTGAATACTCTGGTCCGGGCCCGCGAAGATCTGATGGAAGCGCGCAACATGGTCATCGTGGCCCTGATCATCATTTTCGGCGTGGGCGGCATGCAGTTCAGCATCGGTTCCTTCAAGCTGGGCGGCATCGGTCTGGCCGCCGTGACCGGCGTGCTGCTCAACCTCTTTCTGCCCCAGCGACGGGAATGA
- a CDS encoding chaperone protein: protein MTEKRNDQYTTCPACNGSGKNNDGSVCNECSGSGKRQNACQVPEGPEHTGVCD, encoded by the coding sequence ATGACGGAAAAACGTAACGACCAATACACTACCTGCCCGGCCTGCAACGGCAGCGGCAAAAATAACGACGGCAGCGTCTGCAATGAGTGCAGCGGCAGCGGCAAGCGCCAGAACGCCTGCCAGGTTCCCGAAGGGCCGGAGCACACCGGCGTGTGCGATTAG
- a CDS encoding TRAP transporter large permease, producing the protein MTLWVILTSFVLILATGASIGVALGLSSAIVLYAVLDMPLIVVVQRMFTSVDSFSFMAVPFFMLAGAFMSDGGVTRRIVDFSMALVGALAGGLALVVAVAGMFFAALSGSSAATTAAIGASMIDEMERRGYPRSFAAAVVASGGTVGIVIPPSITMVVYGSIANTSIADLFIAGFAPGILMGVTMCLVSWVISKKNGYQGEGRFSVMRVLRSFKECFWALMMPVIILGGIYTGIFTPTEAAAVAAVYGALVGFFVYRELTLAHLPKTLLSAAYNTTMIMFVVGAANLFGWILTNAQVPHMLAQSFATLTDSPIVFLMLVNVLLLFIGTLINASAAVVILTPILLPVATGMGIDPMFFGVLMVVNLAIGCITPPVGLDLFVVASITGLSIDKVTAKVMPYLIMLLVDLILLTYFPSIITFLPELLR; encoded by the coding sequence ATGACATTGTGGGTTATTCTGACGTCCTTTGTGCTGATTCTGGCCACCGGGGCCTCCATCGGTGTGGCGCTGGGCCTGTCCTCGGCCATTGTGCTCTACGCCGTGCTGGATATGCCGCTCATTGTGGTGGTGCAGCGCATGTTCACCTCGGTGGATTCCTTTTCCTTCATGGCCGTGCCTTTCTTCATGCTGGCCGGGGCCTTCATGTCCGACGGCGGCGTGACCCGCCGTATCGTTGATTTTTCCATGGCCCTGGTGGGAGCGCTGGCAGGCGGCCTCGCTCTGGTGGTGGCTGTGGCGGGCATGTTTTTCGCCGCTCTGTCAGGCTCATCGGCGGCCACAACGGCGGCCATCGGCGCGTCCATGATCGACGAGATGGAGCGGCGCGGCTACCCGCGTTCCTTCGCGGCGGCCGTGGTGGCCAGCGGCGGCACGGTGGGCATCGTCATTCCGCCGTCCATCACCATGGTGGTCTACGGCTCCATTGCCAATACGTCCATTGCCGACCTGTTCATCGCCGGTTTCGCGCCCGGCATTCTCATGGGCGTGACCATGTGCCTGGTGAGCTGGGTCATCTCCAAGAAAAACGGCTATCAGGGCGAAGGCCGCTTCTCTGTCATGCGCGTTCTGCGTTCCTTCAAGGAATGCTTCTGGGCTCTGATGATGCCGGTGATCATCCTCGGCGGCATTTACACGGGCATTTTCACCCCCACGGAGGCCGCCGCCGTGGCCGCCGTGTATGGGGCGCTGGTGGGCTTTTTCGTCTACAGGGAGCTGACCCTGGCCCACTTGCCCAAAACCCTGCTCAGCGCGGCTTACAACACCACCATGATCATGTTCGTGGTGGGCGCGGCCAATCTGTTCGGCTGGATTCTGACCAACGCTCAGGTGCCGCACATGCTGGCCCAGAGCTTCGCCACGCTCACCGACAGTCCCATTGTCTTCCTGATGCTCGTCAACGTGCTGCTGCTCTTCATCGGCACCCTGATCAACGCCTCGGCGGCGGTGGTCATTCTCACGCCCATTCTGCTGCCCGTGGCCACGGGCATGGGCATCGACCCCATGTTCTTCGGCGTGCTCATGGTCGTGAACCTGGCTATCGGCTGCATCACGCCCCCCGTGGGCCTGGACCTCTTTGTAGTGGCCTCCATCACCGGCCTGTCCATCGACAAGGTCACGGCCAAGGTCATGCCGTACCTGATCATGCTGCTGGTGGACCTGATTTTGCTGACCTACTTCCCCTCCATAATCACTTTCCTGCCCGAGCTGCTGCGGTAG
- a CDS encoding TRAP transporter small permease: MISLFKFFENLLKTLVIVANAAMLLLVFGQVITRYVFGWTPHFGEELARYLFVWVVFLSLPLVARYGGHMCIETLTSRVKGRMLKTLNILADIFSIAFLSIMVWNGARMVALADFQTSPAMMIPMSWVYVVIPFGCGVMLLYVIGNLARVLRTPAAELK, from the coding sequence ATGATTTCGTTGTTCAAATTTTTTGAGAATCTGCTCAAGACGCTGGTGATCGTGGCCAACGCGGCCATGCTACTGCTGGTTTTCGGGCAGGTCATCACGCGCTACGTTTTCGGCTGGACCCCGCATTTCGGGGAAGAGCTGGCGCGTTACCTCTTCGTCTGGGTGGTCTTTCTTTCCCTGCCGCTGGTGGCCCGCTACGGCGGTCACATGTGCATTGAAACCCTGACCAGCCGCGTCAAAGGCCGCATGCTGAAGACGCTCAATATCCTTGCTGATATTTTTTCCATCGCCTTTTTGTCCATCATGGTCTGGAACGGCGCGCGCATGGTGGCGCTGGCCGACTTCCAGACCTCTCCGGCCATGATGATTCCCATGTCCTGGGTCTACGTGGTCATTCCCTTCGGCTGCGGCGTCATGCTGCTCTATGTCATCGGCAACCTCGCGCGCGTTCTCAGAACGCCCGCCGCGGAACTGAAGTAG
- a CDS encoding TRAP transporter substrate-binding protein yields the protein MFRTLVSAAAILLLGASLALAAPVTLKLGHIAEPENPYGQGADHFAKLVKERSNGEVEIKVYPSSQLGNQRDLVEGLTFGTVDMTLTGTAVLGNFVPEVSVFDLPFIFRDVQHAYKALDTVGMELCKKGEARGMITLAIWENGVRHMTNNVRPIRKPEDMKGLKFRVMEQPVYIEMMKSLGASPTPMAMSELYTALQKGVIDGQENPLAHIATKRFYEVQKYISLTGHTYAPEPVLISTIAWKKLSPEQQQIVRKAAEDTRDWQRQLCRDLEGKFMKTILDSGKSQVNDDVDKEAFAKATHGVWDIYTKRFGDANIKAILAVK from the coding sequence ATGTTCCGTACCCTCGTGTCCGCCGCGGCCATTCTGCTGCTCGGCGCATCTCTGGCCCTGGCCGCGCCCGTTACCCTGAAACTGGGACACATTGCCGAGCCTGAAAATCCCTACGGTCAGGGCGCCGACCATTTCGCCAAACTGGTGAAAGAGCGCAGCAACGGCGAAGTGGAAATCAAGGTGTACCCTTCCAGCCAGTTGGGCAACCAGCGCGATCTTGTGGAAGGCCTGACCTTCGGCACCGTGGACATGACCCTCACGGGCACGGCCGTGCTGGGCAACTTTGTGCCCGAAGTGTCGGTTTTTGACCTGCCCTTCATTTTCCGCGACGTGCAGCACGCCTACAAGGCCCTGGATACCGTGGGCATGGAACTGTGCAAAAAGGGCGAGGCCCGCGGCATGATCACCCTGGCCATCTGGGAAAACGGCGTGCGCCACATGACCAACAACGTCCGCCCCATCCGGAAGCCCGAAGACATGAAGGGCCTCAAGTTCCGCGTCATGGAACAGCCCGTGTACATTGAAATGATGAAGTCCCTGGGCGCGAGCCCGACCCCCATGGCCATGAGCGAACTGTACACCGCGCTGCAGAAAGGCGTCATCGACGGTCAGGAAAATCCCCTGGCCCATATTGCCACCAAGCGTTTCTATGAAGTGCAGAAGTACATCTCCCTCACGGGCCACACCTATGCCCCCGAGCCGGTGCTGATCAGCACCATCGCCTGGAAGAAGCTCAGCCCCGAGCAGCAGCAGATCGTGCGCAAGGCTGCTGAAGATACCCGAGACTGGCAGCGCCAGCTCTGCCGCGACCTGGAAGGCAAATTCATGAAGACCATTCTTGACAGCGGCAAGAGCCAGGTCAACGACGACGTGGACAAGGAAGCCTTCGCCAAGGCCACGCACGGCGTGTGGGACATCTATACCAAGCGCTTCGGCGACGCGAACATCAAGGCTATCCTGGCCGTCAAGTAA
- a CDS encoding deoxyguanosinetriphosphate triphosphohydrolase, translating into MGLYAEQWRKLLAPYRRAGSGTFCCDLADERNPFLQDYDRIIFSSSFRRMAKKTQVHPLSRNDHIHNRLTHSLEVGCVGRSLGILVGRLAAGRGDLPEGFSPLHFGQIVQAACLAHDIGNPPFGHAGESAIQDWFKDEQNGGTYLRELKEYEKTDFKTFDGNAQGFRLINRIENNKDRGGFRLTFPVIAALVKYPNSSFEAVGSDSKKFNYYAAEKKFFYEIFETLGLCSGRFHRHPLSYMLEAADDVCYRIIDMEDARELRIISYEDILDVLEPLKAALKINEEKQRDMDSDRRRVGFLRAQLISHIVASLGKAFDDNYATILEGRLEGSLLRHVESDVTAYLERARKIFNEKILNDSQKISLEVGAYNLYRRLLDVFIPACFKVKMNRLLTYQEERALHLMGVNAPTPEDDLYQSYLRVLDFVSGMTDDYATFISRQFSGTAG; encoded by the coding sequence ATGGGTTTATATGCGGAACAATGGCGGAAACTGCTTGCGCCGTATCGGAGAGCGGGCTCCGGAACCTTCTGCTGTGATCTGGCGGATGAGCGAAATCCCTTCCTTCAGGATTACGACAGGATCATATTTTCCAGTTCCTTCCGCAGGATGGCCAAAAAAACGCAGGTGCATCCCCTGAGCCGGAATGATCATATCCACAACCGGCTGACCCATTCGCTGGAAGTGGGCTGCGTGGGGCGCTCGCTGGGCATTCTGGTCGGGCGGCTGGCGGCCGGGCGCGGGGATCTGCCGGAGGGCTTTTCGCCGCTCCACTTCGGGCAGATCGTGCAGGCGGCCTGCCTGGCCCACGACATCGGCAATCCACCCTTTGGACATGCCGGAGAATCGGCCATCCAGGACTGGTTCAAGGATGAGCAGAACGGCGGAACCTACCTGCGGGAATTAAAAGAATACGAAAAAACGGATTTCAAGACCTTTGACGGCAACGCGCAGGGCTTCCGGCTCATTAATCGCATCGAGAACAACAAGGACCGGGGCGGTTTCCGGCTGACCTTTCCGGTCATCGCCGCGCTTGTCAAATATCCGAACTCCTCTTTTGAGGCTGTGGGCAGCGATTCAAAAAAATTCAACTATTATGCGGCTGAGAAAAAATTTTTCTACGAGATCTTCGAAACCTTGGGCCTCTGTTCCGGCCGCTTTCACCGTCATCCGCTGTCCTATATGCTGGAGGCCGCGGACGACGTCTGCTACCGCATTATTGATATGGAAGACGCGCGAGAATTGAGAATCATTTCTTATGAAGACATTCTCGACGTGCTGGAACCTCTCAAGGCCGCCTTGAAGATCAATGAGGAAAAGCAGCGGGACATGGATTCCGACAGGCGGCGGGTGGGTTTTCTGCGCGCCCAGCTGATTTCTCATATTGTGGCCTCGCTGGGCAAGGCCTTTGACGACAACTATGCGACCATCCTGGAAGGACGGCTGGAAGGGAGTCTGCTCCGGCATGTGGAAAGCGACGTCACCGCCTATCTGGAGCGGGCCCGGAAGATTTTTAATGAAAAAATCCTGAATGACAGCCAGAAAATTTCCCTGGAGGTGGGCGCCTACAACCTGTACCGGCGGCTTCTGGACGTGTTCATTCCGGCCTGCTTCAAGGTCAAGATGAACCGGCTGCTGACCTATCAGGAGGAGAGGGCGCTGCATCTCATGGGCGTGAACGCCCCCACGCCCGAGGATGACCTCTATCAGTCCTATTTGCGCGTTCTCGATTTTGTTTCCGGCATGACGGATGATTACGCGACCTTCATTTCCAGACAATTTTCCGGCACGGCCGGCTGA
- a CDS encoding DUF1269 domain-containing protein encodes MHKLIVVAYDSEFKAEEVRLDFLKMQKSYLVALEDAVVVEKKQDGKIKLHQMYNLTARGAVGGGFWGVLIGLIFMNPLLGLVVGAGAGAVAGALSDVGINDDFMKQLAEKLTPGTSALFVLVDADLTDKVLDELRGTGGTVLQSSLSHENEAKLQAALDDARATQEKTESAQEKK; translated from the coding sequence ATGCATAAACTTATCGTCGTCGCATACGACTCGGAATTCAAAGCTGAGGAAGTCCGCCTTGACTTCCTCAAAATGCAGAAATCCTACCTTGTCGCGCTTGAGGATGCTGTCGTTGTTGAAAAGAAACAGGACGGCAAAATAAAGTTGCACCAGATGTACAACCTGACGGCGCGCGGCGCTGTGGGCGGCGGCTTCTGGGGGGTGCTCATCGGCCTGATCTTTATGAACCCCCTCCTCGGTCTTGTGGTCGGCGCTGGCGCCGGTGCCGTGGCCGGCGCGCTGAGCGATGTGGGCATCAACGATGACTTCATGAAACAGCTTGCCGAAAAACTGACCCCCGGCACCTCCGCCCTGTTTGTGCTGGTCGATGCCGACCTGACGGACAAGGTGCTGGATGAGCTGCGCGGCACCGGCGGTACGGTGTTGCAGTCTTCGCTTTCACATGAAAACGAAGCCAAGCTGCAGGCCGCGCTGGACGACGCCCGTGCGACCCAGGAAAAAACCGAATCCGCCCAAGAAAAGAAATAA
- a CDS encoding APC family permease, producing MGDSDKHCHAGELREELEKTLRPVEVLALALGAIVGWGCFVLPGIRFLPDAGPMGTVIAFFVGALFQCIVALSYSFLIKPYPVAGGAFAYAYAGFGTKGAFICGWALVLSYICVIAANAMAMILLTRYLLPGVFDVGYLYTIAGWDINAGELAFVSVVLMLFGWMNFRGMSAASTIQVFLAFALTIGVLVLTFGTIQADSSSLSNLEPFFAEDRSPLACVLMVLALTPWLYVGFDTIPQTAEEFTFSPHKARDLMLLSIICGAVIYALVTMCVAGLIPYKELLSQNHAWATGWVADQIFGRWGGVALTVPVLAGILTGMNGFFMATTRLLFSMGRSKFLPNFFAAVHPRYNTPWKSVVFTLALCLIVPWFGRAALIWIVDMSAIGTALAYLYTSLTAYKYLDQNPDIPEARWGKPVCLIGATTSIICFILLVFPSSPAAISVPSWIMLFIWVGLGGLFYLNRREELLNIPHSRLRYLLFGKSDYPVLFKDADEEPAPSASAE from the coding sequence ATGGGAGATTCAGACAAGCACTGTCATGCGGGCGAGTTGCGTGAAGAACTTGAAAAAACGCTTCGCCCTGTCGAGGTGCTGGCCCTGGCCTTGGGCGCCATCGTGGGCTGGGGCTGTTTTGTACTGCCGGGGATACGCTTTCTGCCCGATGCCGGTCCCATGGGAACGGTCATCGCCTTCTTTGTGGGCGCGCTGTTCCAGTGCATTGTGGCCCTGAGCTATAGTTTTCTGATCAAGCCCTATCCGGTGGCCGGCGGCGCTTTCGCTTACGCCTACGCCGGGTTCGGCACCAAAGGGGCTTTTATCTGCGGCTGGGCGCTGGTGCTCAGTTATATCTGCGTCATCGCGGCCAACGCCATGGCCATGATTCTCCTCACGCGTTATCTTCTGCCCGGCGTTTTCGATGTGGGTTACCTCTACACCATCGCCGGATGGGATATCAACGCGGGAGAGCTGGCCTTCGTCTCCGTGGTGTTGATGCTCTTCGGCTGGATGAACTTCAGGGGCATGAGCGCCGCCAGCACCATTCAGGTCTTTCTGGCTTTCGCCCTGACCATCGGCGTGCTGGTGCTGACGTTCGGAACCATCCAGGCCGACAGTTCCAGCTTAAGCAACCTTGAGCCGTTTTTTGCGGAAGACCGTTCGCCCCTGGCCTGTGTGCTGATGGTGCTGGCCCTGACCCCCTGGCTGTACGTGGGTTTCGACACTATCCCCCAGACCGCCGAGGAATTTACCTTTTCCCCGCACAAGGCGCGGGATCTGATGCTGCTTTCGATCATCTGCGGCGCCGTCATTTACGCTCTTGTCACGATGTGTGTGGCCGGGCTCATTCCCTACAAAGAGCTGCTGAGCCAGAACCATGCCTGGGCCACCGGCTGGGTGGCGGATCAGATTTTCGGGCGCTGGGGTGGCGTGGCCTTGACCGTGCCGGTTCTGGCGGGCATTCTGACGGGCATGAACGGTTTCTTCATGGCCACCACCCGCCTGCTGTTCAGCATGGGACGCAGCAAATTCCTGCCCAATTTCTTTGCCGCCGTGCATCCCCGCTACAATACGCCCTGGAAGAGTGTGGTCTTTACCCTGGCGCTCTGCCTCATCGTGCCCTGGTTCGGCCGGGCCGCCCTGATCTGGATCGTGGACATGTCCGCCATCGGCACAGCCCTGGCCTATCTGTACACCAGCCTGACCGCCTACAAGTATCTGGACCAGAATCCGGATATTCCTGAAGCGCGATGGGGCAAGCCCGTCTGCCTCATCGGCGCGACCACATCCATTATCTGTTTCATTCTGCTGGTCTTTCCCAGCTCGCCCGCGGCCATCAGCGTGCCGTCGTGGATCATGCTCTTTATCTGGGTGGGCCTGGGTGGTCTGTTCTATCTGAACAGGCGGGAGGAACTGCTGAATATTCCGCACTCCCGCCTGCGCTACCTGCTGTTCGGCAAGAGTGATTATCCCGTATTGTTCAAGGACGCCGACGAAGAGCCGGCACCGTCCGCCAGCGCTGAATAA
- a CDS encoding ABC transporter substrate-binding protein, with amino-acid sequence MRLKKCLSFVLMSLFCLGAALPAAAADLVKVPTAWLPGQEAFPIWYAKQQGWDKAAGIDLQIYAFDSGADALRAFPARSWVFGGLGAVPAMLGALRYNMSVIGLGNDEAMANAVMVRADSPILKTKGYNKDYPNVYGSPESVRGKTILCTRVTSADYALHLWLKALGLKESDIVLKNLEQAPALTAFDYNIGDAVVLWAPFTFVGDKRGWKTVGTPKDMGKHLPIVLVANTAYATQYPDVTATFLTLYLRGVDWLQTAPREEVVKQFQKFYLDWAGQDYSTDLINLNFDTYEFFNLEAQKKLFSTSAGPSQVQQWQSELAEFFASVGLITEQNRKELQSSSYVTSKYIDMVTPKAVTKQ; translated from the coding sequence ATGCGGTTGAAGAAATGTCTGAGCTTTGTCCTGATGTCCCTGTTCTGTCTGGGCGCGGCGTTGCCCGCGGCCGCCGCCGATCTGGTCAAGGTGCCCACGGCCTGGCTGCCCGGCCAGGAGGCCTTCCCCATCTGGTACGCCAAACAGCAGGGTTGGGACAAAGCCGCCGGTATTGACCTGCAGATTTACGCCTTTGATTCCGGCGCCGACGCCCTGCGCGCTTTCCCGGCCAGAAGCTGGGTTTTTGGCGGGCTGGGGGCCGTGCCGGCCATGCTGGGCGCGCTGCGCTACAATATGAGCGTCATCGGGCTGGGCAACGACGAGGCCATGGCCAATGCGGTCATGGTGCGCGCTGACAGCCCCATTCTGAAGACCAAGGGCTACAACAAGGACTACCCCAATGTGTACGGCAGTCCGGAAAGCGTGCGCGGCAAGACCATCCTCTGCACCCGCGTGACCTCCGCCGATTATGCCCTGCACCTCTGGCTGAAGGCTCTGGGCCTGAAGGAATCGGACATCGTCCTCAAGAATCTGGAGCAGGCCCCGGCCCTGACCGCCTTTGACTACAATATCGGCGACGCCGTGGTGCTCTGGGCGCCTTTCACCTTTGTGGGCGACAAGCGCGGCTGGAAGACCGTGGGCACGCCCAAGGACATGGGCAAGCATCTGCCCATCGTGCTGGTGGCCAACACCGCCTACGCCACGCAGTACCCCGACGTGACCGCCACCTTCCTGACCCTCTACCTGCGCGGCGTTGACTGGCTCCAGACCGCCCCGCGCGAAGAGGTCGTCAAGCAGTTCCAGAAGTTCTATCTGGACTGGGCCGGGCAGGATTACAGCACGGACCTGATCAATCTCAACTTCGACACCTATGAATTCTTCAACCTGGAAGCCCAGAAAAAACTGTTCAGCACGTCCGCCGGTCCCAGCCAGGTGCAGCAGTGGCAGAGCGAGCTGGCCGAGTTCTTCGCTTCCGTGGGCCTGATCACGGAGCAGAATCGCAAGGAACTCCAAAGCAGTTCCTACGTGACGTCCAAGTATATCGACATGGTCACGCCGAAAGCCGTGACCAAGCAGTAG
- a CDS encoding transporter substrate-binding domain-containing protein encodes MRLLLTLCLGLCIIALQVVLGAKAFFPDAFADKTDVVDALMEQKKSVLDQIPPAELAWITDHPVVIVGVDPNFYPLEMFDERGRYTGLGGDYLRLLGKLTGLDFRVRRLTDWASTEAQAQQRLIDVFMAAAKTGRRSEYMLFTTPYINMPGIIMTRRGSGLDKVGIDDLKGKKVAVVNNYSWHDFLKEFHPEIIAVPVANTLEALQRVVTGEADAVIDYEFNLLEKIQTGGIMQIQPAGKVDSSYGHAIAVRKDWPELFSVISTALSRITPAEQKILARKWLQQERPAGQERHLQWIFFFVVESIMLCLILNWLWQNELKKQVALRTRELEARLAAAKRA; translated from the coding sequence ATGCGTCTGCTGCTCACTCTTTGTCTGGGCCTGTGCATCATCGCCCTTCAGGTCGTTTTGGGAGCCAAGGCGTTCTTTCCCGACGCCTTTGCCGACAAAACCGACGTGGTGGACGCGCTGATGGAGCAAAAAAAATCCGTGCTGGATCAGATTCCCCCTGCGGAACTGGCCTGGATCACGGACCACCCCGTGGTCATCGTGGGTGTGGACCCCAACTTCTACCCACTGGAAATGTTTGACGAGCGGGGTCGCTATACCGGCTTGGGCGGGGACTATCTGCGCCTGCTGGGCAAGCTGACCGGCCTTGACTTCCGGGTGCGCAGGCTGACGGACTGGGCCAGCACGGAAGCCCAGGCCCAGCAGCGGCTCATCGACGTCTTCATGGCCGCAGCCAAGACGGGCCGCCGTAGCGAATACATGCTGTTCACCACGCCGTACATCAACATGCCGGGCATCATCATGACCCGGCGCGGCAGCGGTCTGGACAAGGTCGGCATTGATGACCTCAAGGGCAAGAAAGTGGCGGTGGTGAACAACTATTCCTGGCATGACTTCCTCAAGGAATTCCACCCCGAAATCATCGCCGTGCCGGTGGCCAACACCCTGGAGGCCCTGCAACGGGTCGTCACCGGCGAGGCCGACGCCGTCATCGACTATGAATTCAACCTGCTGGAAAAAATCCAGACCGGCGGCATCATGCAGATCCAGCCCGCCGGCAAGGTGGACTCCTCCTACGGCCACGCCATTGCCGTACGCAAGGACTGGCCGGAGCTGTTCAGCGTCATTTCCACGGCCCTGTCCCGGATCACGCCCGCGGAGCAGAAAATACTGGCCCGCAAGTGGCTCCAGCAGGAGCGCCCCGCCGGGCAGGAACGGCATCTCCAGTGGATATTCTTCTTTGTGGTGGAATCCATCATGCTTTGCCTGATCCTGAACTGGCTCTGGCAGAACGAACTGAAAAAGCAGGTGGCCCTGCGGACCAGGGAACTTGAGGCCAGGCTGGCCGCCGCGAAGCGGGCTTAG